The following proteins are co-located in the Pseudomonas synxantha genome:
- the ligB gene encoding NAD-dependent DNA ligase LigB has protein sequence MMHRFMAFFLSVLSSWAWAETCPDDVRTQLDTLARQVSQWDDSYHRQGQSSISDELYDQARQRLAHWRECTLQPTPEADNPLASSRGTLPHPVAHTGLDKLLDESAVSDWLSTRHDVWVQPKVDGVAVTLVYRQGRLHQLISRGDGLLGHDWSASGRRIPGIVQQLPDAVDVVLQGELYWRLSHHVQSMKGGLSARSKVAGLMNRRQLSDAEAAGIGLFVWAWPDGPSDFNERLATLAHWGFTDSQRYSHPIENISKAAHWRTHWYNAPLPFASDGVVLHQAVRAPAERWQASAPYWAVAWKYPAVKALALVRNVEFRVGRTGRITPILELEPVRLDDRQISRVSASSLKRWKTLDIRPGDQVSISLAGQVIPRLDEVVLRNVTRVDVQVPDTRAFHALSCWQLDPGCEDQLLARLTWLSGKQGLALPHMGRETWNILIQAGLIAGFLDWLTLDAAQLATIEGFGDRTRARVLDNIQSARQRPFSDWLKALGVPPAARNNLEGDWQTLVAKDTQAWLASDGIGPGRAAQLSAFFRDPQVQALAETLRGAGIDGF, from the coding sequence ATGATGCATAGGTTCATGGCTTTTTTTCTCAGTGTTCTTTCCAGCTGGGCGTGGGCAGAAACGTGCCCCGATGACGTTCGCACGCAACTCGATACCCTGGCCAGGCAGGTCAGCCAGTGGGACGACAGTTACCACCGCCAGGGCCAATCCTCCATCAGTGACGAACTCTACGACCAGGCCCGCCAGCGCCTGGCGCATTGGCGCGAATGCACCCTCCAGCCTACGCCGGAAGCTGATAACCCGCTGGCCAGTTCACGCGGCACATTACCTCATCCGGTCGCGCACACCGGCCTGGACAAGCTGCTGGACGAGTCGGCAGTCAGTGACTGGCTCAGCACCCGTCACGATGTATGGGTCCAGCCCAAGGTCGACGGCGTCGCGGTGACGCTGGTGTATCGACAGGGTCGCTTGCACCAGCTCATCAGCCGGGGCGATGGCCTGCTGGGGCACGACTGGTCGGCCTCCGGGCGCAGGATCCCGGGCATCGTGCAACAGCTGCCAGACGCGGTGGATGTGGTGTTGCAAGGCGAACTTTACTGGCGCCTGAGCCACCACGTGCAATCGATGAAAGGTGGGCTCAGTGCACGCAGCAAAGTGGCTGGCCTGATGAACCGTCGACAGTTGAGCGATGCCGAGGCAGCAGGGATCGGCTTATTCGTCTGGGCCTGGCCCGATGGGCCGAGCGATTTCAACGAACGCCTGGCCACCTTGGCGCACTGGGGATTTACCGACAGCCAGCGTTACAGCCACCCTATCGAGAACATCAGCAAAGCTGCGCATTGGCGCACGCATTGGTACAACGCGCCACTGCCCTTCGCCAGCGATGGGGTGGTACTGCACCAGGCCGTGCGGGCGCCCGCCGAACGCTGGCAGGCCAGCGCCCCCTATTGGGCGGTGGCCTGGAAGTATCCGGCCGTGAAAGCCCTGGCGCTGGTGCGCAACGTCGAGTTCCGGGTCGGTCGTACCGGGCGCATTACCCCCATCCTCGAGCTGGAACCCGTGCGCCTGGATGATCGACAGATCAGCCGGGTCAGCGCCAGCTCATTGAAACGCTGGAAAACCCTGGACATCCGCCCCGGCGACCAAGTGTCCATCAGCCTGGCGGGCCAGGTGATTCCCCGACTGGATGAGGTGGTCCTGCGCAACGTCACAAGGGTGGATGTGCAGGTCCCCGATACCCGAGCCTTTCATGCCCTGAGCTGCTGGCAACTGGACCCCGGCTGCGAGGATCAATTGCTCGCCCGCCTGACCTGGTTGAGCGGCAAACAGGGCCTGGCCTTGCCACATATGGGCCGTGAAACCTGGAACATATTGATCCAGGCGGGTCTAATCGCAGGCTTTCTCGATTGGTTAACCCTGGATGCGGCCCAGCTTGCTACCATTGAGGGCTTCGGTGATCGCACCCGTGCGCGGGTGCTCGACAATATTCAAAGCGCCCGGCAACGCCCTTTTTCAGACTGGCTCAAGGCCTTGGGCGTACCGCCTGCGGCGCGCAACAACCTGGAAGGCGACTGGCAGACACTGGTCGCCAAAGACACCCAAGCCTGGCTGGCCTCAGACGGCATCGGCCCGGGACGTGCGGCGCAACTCAGCGCTTTTTTTCGCGACCCGCAGGTACAAGCCTTGGCTGAAACACTACGCGGGGCCGGGATAGATGGGTTTTGA
- a CDS encoding c-type cytochrome has translation MMLKKLTVVLLACLALSACGGVDPNSPLGQRKAIFKQMLKTGEDLGGMLRGRIPFDGARFAEGAVKLDALSHEPWKHFPSVREEDHTSAKDDVWQKQAQFQQLARDLEAATGELVIASQLQPYKASNLQPAVQKVEDACSACHKQFRDH, from the coding sequence ATGATGTTAAAAAAACTGACCGTTGTACTGCTGGCCTGTCTGGCCTTGTCCGCCTGTGGCGGTGTCGACCCCAATTCCCCTCTGGGCCAGCGCAAGGCGATCTTCAAGCAGATGCTCAAGACCGGCGAAGACCTGGGCGGCATGTTGCGTGGACGTATCCCGTTCGACGGCGCCAGGTTCGCCGAGGGAGCGGTCAAGCTGGATGCCTTGTCCCATGAACCGTGGAAGCATTTCCCGAGTGTGCGCGAAGAAGACCACACCAGCGCCAAGGACGATGTCTGGCAAAAACAGGCGCAATTTCAGCAACTGGCCCGCGACCTTGAGGCGGCCACCGGTGAATTGGTGATCGCCAGCCAATTGCAGCCCTACAAGGCCAGCAACCTCCAGCCTGCGGTGCAGAAAGTCGAAGATGCCTGCAGCGCCTGTCATAAGCAGTTCCGCGACCACTGA
- a CDS encoding DUF1090 domain-containing protein, which produces MKFLAPLALLTLASFTATPLLAAEDAQPLTGCAAKRQAISTQIDQAKAHGNSAQQAGLEKALAEVTAHCTDASLRKERENKVLDAKHEVSRRQADLDKAMKKGDPDKIDKRKDKLAESRKELQDAVEELDQ; this is translated from the coding sequence ATGAAATTTCTCGCCCCCCTTGCCTTGCTGACCCTCGCAAGTTTCACAGCCACGCCACTACTGGCCGCCGAAGACGCGCAGCCGCTTACCGGCTGCGCCGCCAAGCGCCAGGCCATCAGCACCCAGATAGACCAGGCCAAGGCCCATGGCAACAGCGCCCAGCAAGCCGGCCTGGAAAAAGCCCTGGCCGAAGTCACCGCCCACTGCACTGATGCGTCCTTGCGTAAAGAGCGTGAAAACAAGGTGCTGGACGCCAAGCATGAAGTCAGCCGCCGTCAGGCCGACCTCGACAAGGCCATGAAAAAAGGCGATCCGGACAAGATCGACAAGCGTAAGGACAAGCTGGCCGAGTCGCGCAAAGAGTTGCAGGACGCGGTGGAAGAACTCGACCAATAA
- a CDS encoding MAPEG family protein codes for MTVAFWCVLIAFFLPYLCIGVAKFSGGKFGLRHNHDPRAFLDTLEGFAKRAHSAQLNSFEVTPAFAAAVIIAHLAGTAELVTINVLAVLFITSRLLYIICYLADWAILRSLVWFVGMALIASFFFVSI; via the coding sequence ATGACAGTGGCTTTCTGGTGTGTGTTGATTGCATTTTTTCTGCCTTACTTGTGCATTGGCGTGGCCAAGTTCAGTGGCGGCAAGTTCGGGCTGCGGCACAATCACGACCCGCGTGCGTTCCTCGATACCCTCGAAGGCTTCGCCAAACGCGCCCATAGTGCCCAGCTCAACAGTTTTGAAGTAACCCCCGCGTTTGCCGCAGCAGTGATCATTGCGCACCTGGCCGGCACGGCAGAGCTGGTGACGATCAATGTACTGGCGGTGTTGTTTATCACCAGTCGCCTGTTGTACATCATCTGCTACTTGGCGGATTGGGCCATTTTGCGATCGCTGGTGTGGTTCGTGGGGATGGCGTTGATCGCGAGTTTCTTCTTCGTCTCGATCTAA
- a CDS encoding formate/nitrite transporter family protein has protein sequence MATQADGKTPNLSQEEQQDVDKNQPPRAAVLHEIIRTQGDQELERSVAALWWSALAAGLTMGLSLMAMGLLNSRLPDGEGFKVIASFGYCAGFLAVILARQQLFTENTLTAVLPVMSKPTLGNAGRLLRLWSVVLVGNLCGTLLVAYVMLHLPIFDTKTDLAFLDIGRKIMENDPGQMFAKGIVSGWMIATMVWMIPSMESAKMWIIILITYLMALGDFTHIVVGSAEVSYLVFAGELPWKDFWLIFAGPTLAGNIIGGSFIFALISHAQIRSESSLPGKAAADPRHPQQINKDQ, from the coding sequence ATGGCCACTCAAGCAGACGGCAAGACCCCCAACCTGTCGCAGGAAGAGCAACAGGACGTCGACAAGAACCAGCCGCCGCGCGCGGCGGTTCTGCACGAAATCATCCGCACCCAGGGCGATCAGGAACTGGAGCGCAGCGTCGCCGCCTTGTGGTGGTCGGCACTGGCGGCGGGACTCACCATGGGGCTGTCGTTGATGGCCATGGGTTTGCTCAATTCACGCCTGCCGGACGGTGAAGGCTTCAAGGTGATTGCCAGCTTCGGCTATTGCGCGGGGTTTCTCGCAGTGATCCTGGCACGCCAGCAACTGTTTACCGAAAACACCCTGACTGCGGTGCTGCCGGTGATGAGCAAGCCTACCCTGGGCAATGCCGGTCGTCTGTTGCGGCTATGGTCAGTGGTGCTGGTGGGCAACCTGTGCGGCACCTTGCTGGTGGCTTACGTGATGCTGCACTTGCCGATTTTTGACACCAAGACCGACCTGGCCTTCCTCGACATCGGGCGCAAGATCATGGAAAACGATCCCGGTCAGATGTTTGCCAAGGGCATTGTCTCCGGCTGGATGATCGCCACCATGGTCTGGATGATCCCATCGATGGAAAGCGCGAAGATGTGGATCATCATCCTGATCACTTACCTGATGGCGCTGGGGGACTTCACCCATATCGTCGTCGGCTCGGCGGAAGTGTCGTACCTGGTGTTTGCCGGCGAGTTGCCATGGAAGGACTTCTGGCTGATTTTCGCCGGGCCGACGCTGGCCGGCAATATCATCGGCGGCAGCTTCATCTTCGCACTGATCAGTCACGCGCAGATCCGCAGTGAAAGCAGCCTGCCGGGCAAAGCGGCTGCGGATCCAAGGCATCCGCAGCAGATCAACAAGGATCAGTGA
- a CDS encoding ArsR/SmtB family transcription factor: MNLPVPSLRPDDGDELAALCKAAGDPLRLNVLRALANDSFGVLELAQIFAIGQSGMSHHLKVLAQADLVATRREGNAIFYRRALPHTEQLGGKLHAALLEEVDNLGLPSDVQSRIGQVHGQRAAASQDFFSRVADKFRAQQDLIAGLAQYRESVLALLDKLSFSDKATALEVGPGDGGFLPELARRFVQVTALDNSPAMLELARQLCEREALGNVRLQLADALGDTGLRADCVVLNMVLHHFAAPADALKQMAGLLHPGGSLLVTDLCSHNQNWAKEACGDLWLGFEQDDLARWATAAGLVPGESLYVGLRNGFQIQVRHFQRPAGDTHHR; the protein is encoded by the coding sequence GCTTGAACGTATTGCGTGCACTGGCCAACGATTCCTTCGGGGTATTGGAACTGGCGCAGATCTTCGCCATCGGCCAGTCCGGCATGAGCCACCATTTGAAGGTGCTGGCCCAGGCCGACCTGGTGGCCACCCGCCGCGAAGGCAATGCGATCTTTTACCGCCGCGCCCTGCCCCACACCGAACAGCTGGGCGGCAAATTGCATGCGGCGCTGCTTGAGGAAGTGGACAACCTGGGCCTGCCAAGCGATGTGCAATCGCGGATCGGCCAGGTGCACGGGCAACGCGCCGCCGCCAGCCAGGATTTTTTTTCCCGGGTTGCCGACAAGTTTCGCGCCCAGCAGGACCTGATCGCCGGGCTGGCCCAGTACCGCGAAAGCGTGCTGGCGCTATTGGACAAGCTGAGCTTCAGTGATAAGGCCACGGCCCTGGAAGTCGGCCCTGGCGACGGCGGTTTCCTGCCGGAACTGGCGCGCCGCTTTGTGCAGGTCACGGCGCTGGACAACAGCCCGGCGATGCTGGAGCTGGCGCGCCAGCTCTGTGAGCGCGAAGCCTTGGGCAATGTGCGCCTGCAGTTGGCCGACGCCCTGGGTGACACCGGCCTGCGGGCCGATTGCGTGGTGCTGAACATGGTCTTGCACCATTTCGCCGCACCGGCCGATGCCCTCAAGCAAATGGCCGGGTTGCTGCACCCCGGTGGTAGCCTGCTGGTGACGGATTTATGCAGCCACAACCAGAATTGGGCCAAGGAGGCCTGCGGTGATCTCTGGCTGGGTTTTGAACAGGACGATCTGGCCCGTTGGGCCACCGCTGCGGGACTCGTTCCCGGGGAAAGCCTCTATGTAGGTTTACGTAATGGTTTCCAGATTCAGGTCCGCCATTTTCAGCGGCCGGCTGGCGACACTCACCATCGGTAA
- a CDS encoding murein transglycosylase A gives MNVTFKPWSRRLAWALPMIALLAGCDAGKDTDKEVAKEEAKPHAVATYVSAPWEALPVVADSDLLAGFESWRSACQRLKADPVWGTTCAAATSVPGDAVAVRGFLKEHLDVFGLRSADNTPHGLITGYYEPVYPGSLTKTASAHVPVYGVPDDLIIVNLESIYPELKGKRLRGRLEGRVLKPYDDASTLNSQGSTAKPIAWLTDPMDLQFLQIQGSGRIQLAGGRQLRVGYGDQNGYPYRPIGRWLVEQGELKKEEVTMGAISAWAKAHPQRIPELLASNPSYVFFSARPDSNEGPRGSLNVPLTAGYSVAVDRKVIPLGSLLWLSTTKPDGSPIIRPVAAQDTGGAITGEVRADLFWGTGDAAGELAGNMKQQGQIWMLWPKGAPLPQVPEAPAGT, from the coding sequence ATGAATGTCACCTTTAAACCCTGGAGCCGCCGCCTGGCGTGGGCTCTGCCGATGATCGCGCTGCTGGCCGGCTGCGATGCAGGTAAAGACACCGACAAAGAAGTCGCCAAAGAAGAAGCCAAGCCTCACGCCGTCGCCACCTATGTGAGTGCGCCTTGGGAAGCCTTGCCGGTTGTCGCCGACAGCGACTTGCTGGCCGGGTTTGAATCCTGGCGCAGCGCCTGCCAGCGCCTCAAGGCCGACCCGGTGTGGGGCACGACCTGCGCAGCCGCGACCAGCGTACCGGGCGATGCCGTGGCGGTCCGTGGCTTCCTCAAAGAGCACCTGGATGTATTCGGCCTGCGTTCGGCTGACAACACCCCACATGGCTTGATCACCGGCTATTACGAGCCGGTCTATCCTGGCAGCCTGACAAAAACCGCCAGCGCCCACGTGCCGGTATACGGTGTGCCGGATGACCTGATCATCGTCAACCTCGAAAGTATCTACCCGGAACTCAAGGGCAAGCGTCTGCGCGGGCGCCTGGAAGGCCGCGTACTCAAGCCCTACGACGACGCCAGCACCCTCAACAGCCAAGGTTCGACCGCCAAGCCGATTGCCTGGCTGACTGACCCGATGGACCTGCAATTCCTGCAGATCCAGGGTTCGGGGCGTATTCAACTGGCGGGCGGGCGCCAACTGCGTGTCGGTTATGGCGACCAGAACGGCTACCCCTATCGCCCTATCGGCCGTTGGCTGGTAGAGCAAGGCGAGCTGAAAAAAGAAGAGGTGACCATGGGCGCCATCAGTGCCTGGGCCAAGGCACACCCGCAGCGTATTCCAGAGCTGCTGGCGAGCAACCCCAGCTACGTTTTCTTCAGCGCCCGCCCCGACAGCAACGAAGGCCCGCGCGGTTCGCTGAACGTGCCATTGACCGCCGGCTATAGCGTGGCGGTGGATCGCAAGGTGATCCCGCTGGGTAGCCTGCTGTGGCTGTCGACCACCAAACCCGACGGTTCACCGATCATCCGGCCCGTTGCAGCCCAAGACACCGGCGGCGCAATCACCGGCGAAGTGCGGGCAGACCTGTTCTGGGGCACGGGTGATGCGGCAGGCGAGCTGGCAGGGAATATGAAGCAACAGGGGCAGATCTGGATGTTGTGGCCAAAGGGTGCGCCATTGCCTCAGGTACCAGAGGCGCCAGCTGGTACCTGA
- a CDS encoding EamA family transporter: protein MVATALVLVAALLHATWNTLIKFSGERLLVIACMDSVALLFVVFAVGFVSLPPLGIWPWIIASALFELLYRYLLIQAYRVGDLGLVYPLMRGLSPLVVLMLTLVFAGEVLSTQQILGILLIPFGMLCLLWQGGGGDRLPWSMLPVVLLIGLCIGCYTFLDGQALRRWAHPLDYLVWLTLLSAWPFPLLALVRKRAAFGLFWRTQWRLGLSVGLCVLLSYALVLWAMQLGSIAEAAALREVSVILVVLFGMRYLKEPFGRPRLIACGLVLIGMFVMKF from the coding sequence GTGGTAGCGACAGCTCTGGTGCTGGTAGCGGCGCTGTTGCATGCGACGTGGAACACCTTGATCAAATTCAGTGGCGAACGTTTGTTGGTCATCGCCTGCATGGACAGTGTGGCGCTGCTGTTCGTGGTGTTCGCGGTAGGGTTTGTGTCCTTGCCGCCGCTGGGCATCTGGCCGTGGATCATTGCCTCTGCACTGTTTGAATTGCTCTACCGCTATTTGTTGATCCAGGCCTATCGGGTCGGTGACCTGGGCCTGGTGTATCCGCTGATGCGCGGCTTATCGCCTTTGGTCGTGCTGATGCTGACCTTGGTGTTTGCCGGCGAGGTGCTGAGTACCCAGCAGATCCTGGGCATTTTGCTGATCCCGTTCGGCATGTTGTGCCTGTTGTGGCAGGGCGGGGGCGGCGACCGGTTGCCGTGGTCGATGCTGCCGGTGGTGTTGCTGATCGGCCTGTGTATCGGCTGTTACACCTTTCTGGATGGGCAGGCACTGCGGCGCTGGGCGCACCCCTTGGATTACCTGGTGTGGCTGACGCTGCTCAGCGCCTGGCCGTTTCCGTTGCTGGCATTGGTGCGAAAACGCGCAGCGTTCGGCCTGTTCTGGCGCACCCAATGGCGGTTGGGGCTGAGCGTGGGGTTATGTGTGTTGTTGAGCTACGCTTTGGTGCTTTGGGCCATGCAGTTGGGCTCGATTGCCGAGGCCGCCGCGCTGCGGGAAGTCAGCGTGATTCTGGTGGTGCTGTTCGGCATGCGTTATTTGAAAGAACCTTTCGGCCGGCCACGGCTCATAGCCTGTGGGTTGGTGTTGATCGGCATGTTCGTGATGAAATTCTAA
- a CDS encoding cation:proton antiporter, whose protein sequence is MLELVAAFICLTTLLTYVNFRFIGLPPTIGVMVTALIFSLILQGLSVLGYPGLEERVQQLIGQIDFGDLLMNWMLSFLLFAGALHVNLNDLRSYRWPIGLLATFGVLIATVVIGSLAYYIFALFGWHVSFLYCLLFGALISPTDPIAVLGVLRTANASKPLKTTIVGESLFNDGTAVVVFTVLLGIAQLGQTPTVSATAMLFAHEAIGGVAFGGLIGYLVYLMIKSIEQHQIEVMLTLALVIGGSAMASELHVSAPIAMVVAGLIIGNLGRKLAMNDMTRRYLDGFWELLDDMLNALLFALIGMELLLLPFNWLHVFAASLLALAILLSRLLTVAPAILLLRRWRTVPRGTIRILTWGGLRGGVSVALALALPLGPERDLLLSITYIVVLSSILLQGLSIGKLVKHVTQDEPQVTPEPH, encoded by the coding sequence ATGCTTGAACTTGTTGCCGCCTTCATTTGCCTTACCACCCTGCTCACCTATGTGAACTTCCGTTTCATCGGCCTGCCACCGACCATCGGCGTGATGGTCACCGCGCTGATCTTTTCGCTGATCCTGCAAGGCCTGAGCGTGCTCGGCTACCCGGGCCTGGAGGAACGCGTCCAGCAACTGATCGGCCAGATCGATTTCGGCGATCTGCTGATGAACTGGATGCTCTCGTTCCTGCTGTTCGCCGGCGCCTTGCACGTCAACTTGAACGACTTGCGCAGCTACCGCTGGCCCATCGGCTTGCTGGCAACCTTTGGCGTGCTGATCGCCACCGTCGTGATCGGCAGCCTGGCGTACTACATTTTCGCCCTGTTTGGCTGGCACGTTAGCTTCCTCTACTGCCTGCTGTTCGGCGCCTTGATTTCCCCCACCGACCCGATTGCGGTGCTTGGCGTACTGCGTACCGCCAATGCATCGAAACCTTTGAAAACCACCATCGTCGGCGAGTCGCTGTTCAACGACGGCACCGCGGTAGTGGTGTTTACCGTGTTACTGGGCATCGCGCAGTTGGGCCAGACGCCCACCGTGAGCGCCACTGCGATGCTGTTTGCCCACGAGGCCATTGGCGGCGTGGCCTTTGGCGGGCTGATCGGCTACCTCGTGTACCTGATGATCAAGAGCATCGAACAGCATCAGATCGAGGTCATGCTGACCCTCGCCCTGGTGATCGGCGGCTCGGCCATGGCTTCGGAACTGCACGTCTCGGCACCGATTGCGATGGTGGTCGCGGGGCTGATCATCGGCAACCTGGGGCGCAAGCTGGCCATGAACGATATGACCCGTCGTTACCTGGATGGCTTCTGGGAACTGCTTGACGACATGCTCAACGCCCTGTTGTTTGCGCTGATCGGCATGGAACTGCTGCTGTTGCCGTTCAATTGGCTGCATGTGTTCGCAGCCAGCCTGCTGGCGCTGGCGATTCTGCTCTCGCGCCTGTTGACCGTGGCCCCGGCAATCCTGCTCCTGCGGCGCTGGCGCACGGTGCCACGTGGCACTATCCGCATCCTGACCTGGGGTGGCTTGCGTGGTGGCGTCTCGGTCGCCCTGGCCCTGGCCCTGCCGCTCGGCCCGGAGCGTGACTTGCTGCTGAGCATCACCTACATCGTGGTGCTGTCATCAATCCTGTTGCAGGGCTTGAGCATCGGCAAGCTGGTCAAGCACGTGACCCAGGACGAGCCCCAGGTCACGCCTGAACCTCACTGA
- the metK gene encoding methionine adenosyltransferase, giving the protein MSEYSLFTSESVSEGHPDKIADQISDAVLDAIIAEDKFARVACETLVKTGVAIIAGEVTTTAWVDLEQIVRDVITDIGYNSSDVGFDGATCGVMNIIGKQSPDINQGVDRAKPEDQGAGDQGLMFGYASNETDVLMPAPITFSHQLVQRQAEARKSGLLPWLRPDAKSQVTCRYEGGKVVGIDAVVLSTQHNPDVSYADLREGVMELIVKHVLPAELLTKDTQFHINPTGQFIIGGPVGDCGLTGRKIIVDSYGGMARHGGGAFSGKDPSKVDRSAAYAGRYVAKNIVAAGLAERCEIQVSYAIGVAQPTSISLNTFGTGKISDDKIVKLVREIFDLRPYAITTMLDLLHPMYQETAAYGHFGRTPAQKTVGDDTFSTFTWEKTDRANDLRTAAGL; this is encoded by the coding sequence ATGAGCGAATACTCCCTTTTCACCTCCGAGTCCGTGTCTGAAGGGCATCCGGACAAAATCGCCGACCAGATCTCTGACGCGGTGCTGGACGCTATCATCGCTGAAGACAAGTTCGCCCGCGTGGCGTGCGAGACGCTGGTGAAAACGGGCGTGGCGATCATCGCCGGTGAAGTCACCACCACGGCCTGGGTCGACCTCGAGCAGATCGTTCGTGATGTGATCACCGATATTGGCTACAACAGCTCCGACGTCGGCTTCGATGGCGCGACCTGCGGCGTGATGAACATCATCGGCAAGCAGTCGCCCGACATCAACCAGGGCGTTGACCGGGCCAAGCCTGAAGACCAGGGCGCCGGCGACCAGGGCCTGATGTTCGGCTACGCCAGCAACGAGACCGACGTACTGATGCCTGCGCCGATCACCTTCTCCCACCAGTTGGTGCAACGTCAGGCCGAGGCACGTAAATCCGGATTGTTGCCATGGCTGCGCCCGGACGCCAAGTCCCAGGTGACCTGCCGCTACGAAGGCGGCAAGGTCGTAGGGATCGACGCCGTTGTACTATCGACCCAGCACAACCCGGACGTGTCCTACGCCGACCTGCGTGAAGGCGTGATGGAGCTGATCGTCAAGCACGTGTTGCCTGCCGAGTTGCTGACCAAGGACACCCAGTTCCACATTAACCCGACCGGCCAGTTCATCATCGGCGGCCCGGTGGGCGACTGCGGCCTGACCGGGCGCAAGATCATCGTCGACAGCTACGGCGGCATGGCCCGTCACGGCGGCGGTGCGTTCTCCGGCAAGGATCCCTCTAAGGTTGACCGTTCGGCGGCTTACGCCGGTCGTTATGTGGCCAAGAACATCGTGGCTGCCGGCCTGGCCGAGCGCTGCGAAATCCAGGTTTCCTATGCCATTGGCGTGGCCCAGCCGACGTCGATCTCGCTGAATACCTTCGGCACCGGCAAGATCAGCGATGACAAGATCGTCAAGCTGGTGCGTGAGATCTTCGACCTGCGCCCCTACGCGATCACCACCATGCTTGACCTGCTGCATCCGATGTACCAGGAAACCGCAGCCTACGGTCACTTCGGTCGTACCCCCGCGCAGAAGACTGTTGGCGACGACACCTTCAGCACCTTCACCTGGGAAAAAACCGACCGCGCCAACGACCTGCGCACTGCCGCCGGCCTGTAA